A genome region from Micromonospora peucetia includes the following:
- a CDS encoding alpha,alpha-trehalose-phosphate synthase (UDP-forming) produces MTVRSSFVVVANRLPVDEVSTPEGRQWRRSPGGLVTALHPVLAEHQGTWVGWAGGTGAAPEPFDLEGIRLHPVPLSAEELERYYEGQSNATIWPLYHDAVETPAYKRRWREAYRLVNARFAEAAAEVAAEGATVWVQDYQLQLVPAMLRELRPDLRIGFFLHIPFPPIELFMQMPFRTEILRGLLGADLVGFQQRLAAQNFVRLARHLLGLRYEGQMIQVDGRQVKAGAFPISIDTKEMERLAADPAIQARAKEIRAELGNPKTIILGVDRLDYTKGIELRLKAFRELLADGKLTVPDAVMVQVATPSRERVEHYQALRVKVEREVGRINGEFGRVGVPAVHYLHQSYSRTELAAMYAAADVMMVTPLRDGMNLVAKEYVASRADQGGALVLSEFAGAATELRQAFLCNPHDPDAVKDALLRAVHVEKPEARRRMRTMQRHLRTHDVGHWAKSFLTELGVPQSEDA; encoded by the coding sequence GTGACCGTCCGCAGCTCCTTTGTCGTAGTGGCGAACCGGCTACCCGTCGACGAGGTGAGCACCCCTGAGGGACGGCAGTGGCGTCGCAGCCCCGGAGGGCTGGTGACCGCACTGCACCCCGTCCTCGCCGAGCACCAGGGCACCTGGGTCGGCTGGGCCGGCGGCACCGGCGCCGCTCCCGAGCCCTTCGACCTGGAGGGCATCCGGCTGCACCCGGTGCCGTTGAGCGCGGAGGAACTGGAGCGCTACTACGAGGGCCAGTCCAACGCGACGATCTGGCCGCTCTATCACGACGCGGTCGAGACGCCGGCCTACAAGCGCCGCTGGCGCGAGGCGTACCGCCTGGTCAACGCACGCTTCGCGGAGGCCGCGGCGGAGGTCGCGGCCGAGGGGGCGACGGTCTGGGTGCAGGACTACCAGCTCCAGCTCGTCCCGGCGATGCTCCGCGAGCTGCGGCCGGACCTGCGGATCGGCTTCTTCCTGCACATCCCGTTCCCGCCCATCGAGCTGTTCATGCAGATGCCGTTCCGCACCGAGATCCTGCGCGGTCTGCTCGGCGCCGACCTGGTCGGGTTCCAGCAGCGCCTCGCCGCGCAGAACTTCGTCCGGCTGGCCCGGCACCTGCTCGGGCTCCGCTACGAGGGGCAGATGATCCAGGTCGACGGCCGCCAGGTGAAGGCCGGCGCGTTCCCGATCTCCATCGACACGAAGGAGATGGAACGGCTGGCCGCCGACCCGGCGATCCAGGCCCGCGCGAAGGAGATCCGCGCGGAACTGGGCAACCCGAAGACGATCATCCTGGGCGTCGACCGGCTGGATTACACCAAGGGCATCGAGTTGCGGCTGAAGGCCTTCCGCGAACTGCTCGCTGACGGAAAGTTGACAGTTCCCGACGCGGTCATGGTGCAGGTCGCCACGCCCAGCCGCGAGCGCGTGGAGCACTACCAGGCACTACGCGTGAAGGTGGAGCGCGAAGTCGGTCGGATCAATGGCGAATTCGGCAGGGTCGGCGTGCCGGCGGTGCATTATCTGCATCAGTCGTACAGTCGCACTGAACTCGCCGCGATGTACGCCGCCGCCGACGTGATGATGGTGACTCCGCTGCGAGACGGAATGAATCTGGTAGCCAAGGAGTACGTCGCATCGCGCGCCGACCAGGGCGGTGCACTCGTGCTCAGCGAGTTCGCCGGCGCCGCCACCGAGCTGCGTCAGGCGTTCCTGTGTAACCCGCACGACCCCGACGCGGTCAAAGACGCCCTGCTGCGGGCCGTGCATGTCGAGAAGCCGGAGGCCCGCCGCAGAATGCGGACAATGCAGCGCCACCTACGCACCCACGATGTGGGGCACTGGGCGAAGTCGTTCCTCACCGAGCTCGGTGTGCCTCAATCGGAGGACGCGTGA